The following proteins are co-located in the Dietzia timorensis genome:
- a CDS encoding DUF4135 domain-containing protein: MAWAREAKCRFVRDSSELRRHSLIGGRLSRIELLGGDDHGAKAPVVAFHTEGGSIVHKPRSISTDALFGSALALLSDSPRIPAVLQRQGYSWHEGLPSSELPRGETYYQRLGAILVTASALGSVDLHRENVICTGDSPVVVDTETVLQPQFARPACIAADLLAHSVGATGMLGHPTRETIPTIDNSHRNHAAAIIDGATSALALLRERGNEMRALIAGYSDPVRCIVRPTALYASLLQLRLDEKHLRVPDEFRLFCLSLPGADLLGETALNREITMLSRGHIPIFHVTPDARSLSPGGREFVETARERAYRCLALAENLTDDALAQTIDAHLGSTRSVKEPPDGIISLAHRDEQGVPRIAMHRISSESADWFGPDLSMYHGGGALLSVAKYPASQGMIDTFVDYARDMLSRSHGENEEHAGPFTGDVSTWWLSHELFAVTGDIRLAKARDDLASVFLARLPDRNLSNWDLASGGAGIVAMLSSAAHVPHLLPGPVIASLNELAGRLFSEVVAEYESGQWEPEFASMPPESPVTVPGVAHGWTGRAWALARVANLESVRARPELRPLLREALSRIRCAQNGDPTWCSGRAGLEIAEAEIALALDTPARGLSHRACDANFEELDATICHGLAGIRLARLHRTGLGATIDDVGATTFLQAEGVPRRSFEPAAKAWGMMTGQPGISLSENIIAGLEPTGFNPVALTVSRP, translated from the coding sequence ATAGCTTGGGCCCGCGAAGCGAAATGCCGCTTTGTACGAGACAGTTCGGAGTTGCGGCGACACAGCCTCATCGGTGGCCGATTGTCGAGAATCGAGCTTTTGGGTGGAGACGACCACGGCGCAAAGGCACCTGTGGTCGCGTTCCACACTGAAGGCGGTTCGATCGTGCATAAGCCCCGGTCAATCTCGACCGACGCACTTTTCGGTAGCGCGCTCGCACTACTTAGCGACTCACCGCGAATACCAGCGGTTCTGCAGCGTCAGGGGTACAGCTGGCACGAGGGACTACCTTCGTCCGAGCTCCCTCGGGGAGAAACTTACTACCAAAGGCTTGGTGCGATCCTAGTGACGGCGAGCGCCCTCGGCTCGGTCGACCTCCATCGAGAGAACGTAATCTGCACCGGCGATTCCCCAGTGGTTGTAGACACGGAGACCGTGCTACAACCGCAGTTCGCTCGCCCCGCGTGCATTGCCGCAGATCTACTCGCTCACTCTGTAGGCGCCACAGGAATGTTGGGACATCCCACTAGAGAAACTATTCCCACTATCGATAACAGCCATCGGAACCACGCAGCCGCCATAATCGACGGAGCGACCTCCGCGCTCGCCCTCCTCCGCGAGCGAGGTAACGAGATGCGCGCTCTCATCGCTGGTTACTCCGATCCGGTTCGGTGCATCGTTCGCCCCACAGCGCTATATGCCTCGTTGCTACAACTCCGACTCGACGAGAAACACCTACGCGTTCCGGATGAGTTTCGACTCTTCTGCCTAAGCCTTCCTGGAGCGGATCTTCTCGGGGAAACCGCGCTCAACCGCGAGATCACCATGTTGAGCCGAGGGCACATACCGATTTTCCATGTAACCCCTGATGCGCGCTCCCTTTCTCCCGGGGGCCGCGAGTTCGTAGAGACCGCCCGGGAGCGGGCCTACCGCTGCCTCGCTCTAGCCGAAAACCTCACAGACGACGCACTCGCGCAGACCATCGACGCACACCTAGGCTCTACACGTTCGGTTAAGGAGCCTCCGGACGGAATCATCAGCCTCGCGCACCGCGACGAGCAGGGCGTTCCGCGCATAGCCATGCACCGCATATCCTCTGAATCCGCCGATTGGTTCGGTCCGGATCTGAGCATGTACCACGGCGGTGGGGCGCTTCTTTCCGTGGCCAAGTACCCCGCCTCGCAGGGCATGATCGACACGTTCGTCGACTACGCGCGCGATATGCTCAGCCGATCTCACGGCGAAAACGAGGAGCATGCCGGCCCCTTCACGGGAGACGTCTCCACCTGGTGGCTCTCACACGAACTATTCGCAGTAACAGGAGACATTCGACTCGCTAAAGCGCGGGACGATCTAGCCAGCGTTTTCCTCGCACGATTGCCCGACCGGAATCTGTCCAACTGGGACCTCGCTTCCGGCGGTGCTGGGATAGTAGCGATGCTGTCGTCGGCAGCACATGTTCCCCATCTCCTCCCAGGGCCGGTTATAGCCTCACTCAACGAGCTTGCCGGACGACTCTTTAGCGAAGTCGTCGCGGAGTACGAGTCAGGCCAGTGGGAACCCGAATTTGCATCGATGCCACCAGAATCGCCTGTGACCGTACCCGGCGTCGCGCACGGCTGGACAGGACGAGCATGGGCGCTCGCCCGTGTCGCCAACCTTGAATCAGTACGCGCCCGTCCGGAACTTCGGCCCCTCCTTCGCGAAGCCCTCTCTCGGATCCGTTGCGCGCAGAACGGCGATCCCACGTGGTGCTCAGGGCGTGCTGGTCTCGAAATTGCGGAGGCCGAGATCGCCCTCGCACTCGATACGCCCGCTAGAGGGCTGTCGCACCGTGCATGCGATGCGAATTTTGAGGAACTTGATGCCACAATCTGCCATGGACTGGCTGGCATCCGACTCGCACGCCTTCATCGAACCGGTCTGGGTGCAACCATCGATGACGTCGGAGCCACCACATTTCTCCAAGCAGAAGGAGTGCCACGACGTTCCTTCGAACCAGCGGCAAAGGCATGGGGAATGATGACTGGGCAACCCGGGATCTCCTTGTCCGAGAACATCATTGCCGGCTTGGAGCCAACCGGCTTCAACCCCGTTGCTCTCACCGTCTCCCGGCCGTAG
- a CDS encoding short-chain fatty acyl-CoA regulator family protein: MPKSFAGASLRALRQDQGLTQAAFAAQLGISSSYLNQLENNVRSLSSRVLTLIAEKYGVDLATMSSDADTRLIAQLTDALTETGQSEGVPTSEIVEMVRENPNMAKAFLSLYQQLGNTRQLLSIVAETRNALPKPGSVAESDLRASQNSRTSQLASTAMPHEEVRDYFAQRQNYIGSLDVAAEDLSTRIRMNRGDTRTVIGRRIETEHDVRVVRRVDLPDGVWHEFDPRTRRLELSAQLNRGQQSFRIATELAFLEHRELLNQLVDEASFSSPAARNLALRGLANYFAAAVLMPYGRFLESAEDFRYDIERLAAFYGTGYESVCHRLSTLQRPGSPGVPFSFVRVDRAGNMSKRQSASGFHFATSGGTCPLWNVYESFSSPGEINRQVAEMPDGRRYLWISRTVSTRSVRFGQARKTFAIGLGCEARHAHRTVYAQGLDLEDEDAATPIGIGCRLCERTNCPQRAFPPVSVDLKINAHRSSLSPYFLGDSR, from the coding sequence ATGCCCAAGTCCTTTGCCGGCGCGAGCCTCCGGGCGCTTCGCCAAGATCAAGGTCTCACCCAAGCGGCGTTTGCCGCGCAATTGGGCATCTCCTCGAGTTATCTGAACCAACTCGAGAACAACGTGCGGTCGCTGTCGTCGCGCGTGCTTACGTTGATCGCCGAGAAGTACGGGGTCGACCTGGCGACGATGTCGTCGGATGCGGACACCCGTCTGATCGCACAGCTCACCGACGCGCTCACCGAGACCGGCCAGAGCGAGGGCGTTCCGACCTCCGAAATCGTCGAGATGGTCCGCGAGAACCCCAACATGGCGAAGGCTTTTCTCTCGCTGTACCAACAGCTGGGCAACACGCGGCAGCTGCTGTCGATCGTGGCGGAGACACGAAACGCGCTACCCAAACCGGGGTCCGTTGCCGAATCGGACTTACGCGCTTCGCAGAATTCACGCACGAGCCAGCTCGCCTCAACCGCTATGCCCCACGAAGAGGTGCGCGATTACTTCGCCCAGCGACAGAACTACATCGGCTCGCTCGACGTCGCCGCCGAGGACCTGAGCACGCGTATCCGGATGAACCGCGGCGACACCCGCACCGTGATCGGTCGCCGAATCGAAACCGAGCACGACGTTCGCGTCGTCCGACGCGTCGACCTCCCGGACGGCGTGTGGCACGAATTCGATCCGCGGACTCGCAGACTCGAGCTTTCCGCCCAGCTCAACCGAGGACAGCAGTCGTTCCGCATCGCGACCGAACTAGCATTCCTTGAACACCGGGAGCTTCTCAATCAGCTCGTCGACGAAGCATCGTTCTCCTCCCCCGCAGCCAGAAACCTCGCCCTACGCGGCCTCGCAAACTACTTCGCCGCGGCGGTACTGATGCCCTACGGCCGCTTTCTCGAATCCGCCGAGGACTTTCGCTACGACATAGAGCGACTCGCCGCCTTCTATGGCACAGGCTACGAATCGGTGTGCCACCGCTTATCCACTCTCCAACGACCGGGCTCGCCTGGCGTTCCCTTCTCGTTCGTCCGCGTCGATCGCGCCGGGAATATGTCGAAGCGGCAATCTGCCTCGGGGTTCCATTTCGCCACGTCCGGCGGCACGTGCCCGCTGTGGAACGTATACGAGTCGTTCTCCTCCCCCGGTGAAATCAATCGACAGGTTGCGGAGATGCCGGATGGCCGGCGCTACCTCTGGATTTCTCGCACGGTCTCAACTCGCAGCGTCCGTTTCGGACAAGCGCGCAAGACCTTCGCCATCGGGCTGGGTTGCGAAGCGCGACACGCGCACCGCACGGTCTACGCACAGGGGCTCGACCTCGAGGACGAGGACGCGGCCACGCCAATCGGCATCGGCTGCCGGTTGTGCGAACGCACCAATTGCCCGCAACGCGCATTCCCTCCGGTCAGCGTCGACCTCAAGATCAACGCCCATCGCTCGTCGCTGTCGCCCTACTTCCTAGGCGATTCCCGCTAA
- a CDS encoding helix-turn-helix transcriptional regulator, with translation MVRGVGSSAVEALADSLRTWSIALSESEVQSASIAVCRSPIELDDADLAVRVVSDLGPQVVIDAVHNGVLWESFAATVAAHVEVGSGAELSADARGQIRALFLSCGFASARELRIVGGATDDAWSELEAAGLVTPSRFDTVGPPRGLWLSLTWSGCAYAYREWQKWAEDDFGKTEIAELERVMDRFVLQLVRDFPTSAILTHRRSVLVSIRRSLERKDLIAVADLARAAAPSFAAVGLHRSLLRALSNCSSGFTGSPQRDVVMCALAELWYAEGDLEKAVRIIRAPRGADSSDTSPLWRALEWKTEMAAKIWSERVDTNSVAEKLHVSIVAGMDVATVMDAGLDLASRLLHDRNHRAVEQILGELGGLIAISGNEILIARFEIAHALADARNGDEASARRRLAAARETAGRLGEVAVVHSLSTAISGRPGEVDSTLVGDLLSSLAADPAVAVDEAAVHAAFTAVRGIPLTRCEGARSPAHAMLVRLVGPVASLESPESQAGGEDLTARESDVARLVAKGKSNGEIASELGISKWTVVSHLRNIMRKWGCDSRVSVAVLANAAAERHGA, from the coding sequence GTGGTGCGTGGTGTGGGAAGTTCTGCCGTCGAAGCCCTTGCGGACTCATTGAGAACCTGGTCGATTGCCCTCTCGGAGTCCGAGGTTCAAAGCGCGTCCATCGCAGTGTGCCGATCGCCGATCGAGTTGGACGATGCAGACCTCGCGGTGCGGGTGGTGTCGGATCTCGGTCCCCAAGTAGTCATCGACGCCGTGCACAATGGGGTTCTCTGGGAGTCGTTCGCGGCGACGGTGGCCGCGCACGTCGAGGTCGGATCTGGCGCCGAGCTGAGTGCCGATGCCCGCGGTCAGATACGTGCGCTGTTCCTTTCTTGTGGGTTCGCCTCCGCTCGTGAGCTTCGAATCGTCGGTGGAGCGACGGACGATGCATGGAGCGAGCTCGAGGCGGCCGGGTTGGTCACGCCCTCACGGTTCGATACTGTAGGCCCGCCTCGGGGGCTCTGGCTGAGTTTGACCTGGTCAGGCTGCGCATATGCCTATCGTGAGTGGCAGAAGTGGGCGGAAGACGATTTCGGGAAGACTGAGATTGCAGAGCTCGAGCGCGTGATGGATCGTTTTGTCCTCCAGCTCGTGAGGGATTTCCCAACTTCGGCGATCCTGACGCACCGGCGCTCGGTTCTCGTGTCGATCAGGAGGAGTCTTGAGCGCAAGGATTTAATTGCGGTTGCCGATCTCGCACGTGCAGCGGCACCGTCGTTTGCCGCCGTCGGACTTCACAGAAGTCTGCTGCGCGCGCTGTCGAATTGTTCGTCCGGCTTCACGGGGAGCCCGCAACGGGACGTTGTCATGTGTGCGCTTGCCGAGCTTTGGTACGCCGAAGGAGACCTCGAGAAGGCAGTGCGAATAATTCGGGCTCCGCGAGGTGCAGACTCGTCTGATACATCCCCGTTGTGGCGGGCGCTCGAATGGAAAACGGAGATGGCGGCGAAGATTTGGTCCGAACGCGTCGACACAAACTCGGTGGCGGAAAAGCTACACGTGTCCATTGTGGCGGGAATGGACGTCGCGACCGTCATGGATGCGGGGCTGGATTTGGCCAGCCGCCTTCTGCACGATAGGAACCACCGCGCAGTTGAACAAATACTCGGGGAACTGGGCGGATTGATCGCCATCTCAGGAAACGAGATCCTGATCGCGCGATTTGAGATAGCCCACGCGCTTGCCGACGCAAGGAATGGGGACGAGGCATCGGCGCGTAGGCGACTCGCAGCGGCTAGGGAAACGGCAGGGCGCCTGGGTGAGGTCGCCGTCGTCCATAGCCTTTCAACTGCGATCTCAGGACGTCCAGGCGAGGTTGACTCGACGCTGGTGGGTGACCTCCTTTCGTCATTGGCGGCGGATCCCGCAGTAGCGGTCGATGAGGCTGCGGTACACGCGGCATTCACAGCCGTTCGGGGAATTCCACTGACGCGGTGCGAGGGCGCCCGCTCCCCGGCACATGCGATGTTGGTTCGATTGGTTGGTCCGGTTGCGAGCTTGGAGTCCCCAGAATCACAGGCAGGAGGCGAAGATCTCACGGCGAGAGAAAGCGATGTCGCGCGACTAGTCGCCAAGGGGAAGTCGAACGGAGAAATTGCCTCAGAACTTGGGATTTCCAAATGGACTGTCGTGAGCCACTTACGGAACATCATGCGTAAGTGGGGATGCGATTCTCGAGTCAGTGTGGCCGTGCTCGCCAATGCGGCGGCCGAGCGACATGGCGCGTAA
- a CDS encoding sensor histidine kinase, producing the protein MIYSYFPFVAQAFDGKNLGQSLFSAIVMTTSFLTGVLFVFRSMAREPRKTPELRRNLVFAVLFVAGVFVLAVAIDFAVWEDDFESSFTGKVYFFFLLVILASLAGLRYGIAVTLVSVLVLTLFTDVGVALGMAANGFVGDILVVTLLMWIRSLITEVDENRRKIAELQVDEERVRFSRDLHDIVGRSFTSIALRSELALESDDVARRNYLEEIGTEARSSLRKTRAIVQGYRNISLEAELEDALMVLRARGILAEVEDEGTVDLDERSAEMAAWALREGATNIIRHAPQATECSIIFVDNRMVISNDGVGAKAGGTTGEGTGILGLRERVASLGGELLTEIKGDRFTLTCEMTATAGRR; encoded by the coding sequence TTGATCTACAGCTATTTTCCCTTTGTCGCCCAGGCTTTCGATGGAAAGAATCTGGGGCAATCGCTTTTTTCGGCCATCGTAATGACGACGTCGTTCCTCACTGGCGTGTTGTTCGTCTTCCGCTCAATGGCGCGGGAGCCGCGGAAGACCCCAGAGCTACGCCGAAATCTCGTTTTTGCCGTGCTGTTCGTAGCTGGGGTCTTTGTTCTTGCAGTCGCCATCGACTTTGCAGTGTGGGAAGACGATTTTGAGTCGTCCTTCACCGGCAAGGTCTATTTCTTCTTTCTGCTGGTGATTCTCGCTTCGTTGGCCGGGCTACGCTATGGCATCGCGGTGACGCTGGTGTCGGTGCTGGTCTTGACGCTGTTCACCGACGTAGGTGTCGCGTTGGGCATGGCGGCCAACGGGTTCGTCGGCGATATTCTCGTGGTGACTCTGCTCATGTGGATTCGATCCTTGATCACGGAAGTCGACGAGAACCGCCGGAAGATCGCGGAACTCCAGGTCGACGAAGAACGCGTACGATTTTCCCGCGATCTGCACGACATCGTAGGCCGCTCTTTCACGTCGATCGCTCTTCGCTCTGAACTCGCCCTTGAATCCGATGACGTCGCACGCCGCAATTATCTCGAGGAAATTGGCACCGAAGCCCGAAGCTCATTGCGCAAAACCCGCGCAATTGTGCAGGGCTACCGAAATATTTCTCTTGAGGCCGAGCTCGAAGACGCACTGATGGTTCTTCGTGCGCGCGGAATCCTCGCAGAGGTTGAGGACGAGGGCACCGTTGATCTGGACGAACGCTCGGCAGAGATGGCGGCTTGGGCCCTTCGCGAGGGGGCGACGAACATCATCAGACATGCCCCTCAAGCCACTGAATGCTCGATAATCTTCGTCGACAACCGAATGGTGATCAGCAACGACGGCGTCGGCGCGAAGGCGGGTGGCACTACGGGAGAGGGGACCGGAATCCTCGGCTTACGTGAGCGAGTCGCCTCGCTTGGCGGTGAGCTGTTGACTGAGATTAAGGGAGACCGATTTACGCTGACTTGCGAGATGACGGCTACGGCCGGGAGACGGTGA
- the metE gene encoding 5-methyltetrahydropteroyltriglutamate--homocysteine S-methyltransferase, producing the protein MPGHSDSIAHLDRTRASSVLGYPRIGPHRELKRALESYWHGDSPAAELLATGRQIQESTWLELKAMGLTQIPGKTFSFYDHILDDALLFGAVPHRFKPLQEELDPLDFYFAIARGKPEYPPLELAKLQGTTYHYRQPEFEDTSHFELDAQSVLDEIDRAHALGIEVRPVITGPLSLLLLGKSAETAANNFKPIILLDRLLTEYVKLLEALAKRGVVCVQFDEPAMTMERTDFEIKRFREAYQMLADSALRPRILVTGPYGDFGDALEAIAATNVEAVALDLVHGRHDVEELAAVPGLRRKRIYAGVIDGQNIWRNDKFATLDYLKKLREKFPDLVVSTSSTLLHVPLDVLTETDLDPALDDTLAFAKQKVAEVVSLANALEDGPTKRWRPLPEREGAFREDVRKVVEAARAARSERMPYAERSVLQAERLQLPVLPTSTLGSFPQTPQIQRARKDLGEGRVNYEEYSQYLREEIEKVIRLQEDIGLDVLVHGEVERNDMVQYFAELMEGFAVTQNGWVQSYGSRCVRPPILHGDVKRPRPMTLEWNAYAQTLTEKPVRATLTGPVTMLARSFWREDLAPEEVAYQVAYAVREEIADLEAEGMAIVQVDEPSIRELLPRRGADRAQYLDWAVDTFRFATEAAKPDTQIHTHMSYSSLQVMTEAIEGLDADVTCIVATRSIDWVLEALDDHTLTRQVAPGVYESRSAFVPDIDLLHRRLRKAVDTLGIERVWAVPDGGLKTRHMWQLEPALRNMVAAAHRLRRAAAKDAQG; encoded by the coding sequence ATGCCGGGGCACTCTGATTCCATCGCGCACCTCGATCGCACCCGTGCTTCCAGCGTCCTGGGTTATCCGAGGATCGGGCCACATCGCGAGCTCAAGCGCGCGCTCGAGAGCTACTGGCACGGCGATTCGCCGGCCGCCGAGTTGCTCGCGACGGGACGCCAGATCCAGGAGTCCACGTGGCTCGAGCTCAAGGCGATGGGGCTGACCCAGATTCCGGGCAAGACCTTCTCGTTCTACGACCACATCCTCGACGACGCGCTGCTGTTCGGCGCCGTCCCGCACCGGTTCAAGCCGCTGCAGGAGGAACTCGACCCGCTCGATTTCTACTTCGCGATCGCTCGCGGCAAGCCCGAGTACCCGCCGCTGGAACTCGCGAAGCTGCAGGGGACGACGTACCACTACCGCCAGCCGGAGTTCGAAGACACCTCGCACTTCGAGCTCGACGCGCAGTCGGTGCTCGACGAGATCGACCGCGCCCACGCGCTCGGTATCGAGGTGCGTCCGGTGATCACGGGGCCGCTGTCGCTTCTGCTGCTGGGCAAATCGGCGGAGACGGCCGCGAACAACTTCAAGCCGATCATCCTGCTCGACCGGCTGCTCACCGAGTACGTCAAGCTGCTCGAGGCTCTCGCCAAGCGCGGCGTGGTGTGCGTGCAGTTCGACGAGCCTGCGATGACGATGGAGCGCACGGACTTCGAGATCAAGCGCTTCCGCGAGGCCTACCAGATGCTCGCCGATTCGGCGCTGCGCCCGCGCATCCTCGTCACCGGGCCGTACGGGGATTTCGGCGACGCGCTCGAGGCGATCGCCGCGACGAACGTGGAGGCCGTCGCGCTGGACCTCGTGCACGGGCGCCACGATGTCGAGGAGCTCGCGGCGGTTCCCGGCCTGCGCCGCAAGCGCATCTACGCCGGCGTCATCGACGGGCAGAACATCTGGCGCAACGATAAATTCGCCACGCTCGACTACCTGAAGAAGCTGCGCGAGAAGTTCCCGGACCTCGTGGTCTCGACCTCGTCGACACTGCTGCATGTGCCGCTCGACGTGCTCACGGAGACCGATCTGGACCCGGCTCTCGACGACACGCTCGCGTTCGCGAAGCAGAAGGTGGCCGAGGTCGTCTCGCTGGCGAACGCGCTCGAGGACGGGCCGACGAAGCGGTGGCGCCCGCTGCCGGAGCGCGAGGGCGCGTTCCGCGAGGATGTCCGCAAGGTCGTCGAGGCCGCGCGCGCCGCACGTTCGGAGCGCATGCCGTACGCCGAGCGCAGCGTGCTGCAGGCCGAGCGCCTGCAGCTGCCGGTGCTGCCGACGTCGACGCTCGGCTCATTCCCGCAGACCCCGCAGATCCAGCGCGCGCGTAAGGATCTCGGCGAGGGGCGAGTCAACTACGAGGAGTACTCGCAGTACCTGCGCGAGGAGATCGAGAAGGTCATCCGCCTGCAGGAGGACATCGGGCTCGACGTGCTCGTGCACGGCGAGGTCGAGCGAAACGACATGGTGCAGTACTTCGCCGAGCTGATGGAGGGCTTCGCCGTCACCCAGAACGGTTGGGTCCAGTCGTACGGCTCGCGCTGCGTGCGCCCGCCGATTCTGCACGGCGACGTCAAGCGCCCGCGGCCGATGACACTCGAGTGGAACGCGTATGCGCAGACGCTCACCGAGAAGCCGGTGCGCGCGACGCTCACGGGTCCGGTGACGATGCTCGCCCGTTCGTTCTGGCGCGAGGACCTCGCGCCGGAGGAGGTCGCCTACCAGGTGGCGTACGCGGTGCGCGAGGAGATCGCGGACCTCGAAGCAGAGGGCATGGCGATCGTGCAGGTCGACGAGCCATCGATCCGCGAGCTACTGCCGCGCCGCGGCGCCGACCGCGCGCAGTACCTCGATTGGGCCGTGGACACGTTCCGTTTCGCTACCGAGGCGGCCAAGCCAGACACGCAGATCCACACGCACATGTCGTACTCGTCGCTGCAGGTCATGACCGAGGCGATCGAGGGACTCGACGCGGACGTCACGTGCATCGTCGCGACGCGCTCGATCGACTGGGTGCTCGAGGCGCTCGACGACCACACCCTCACGCGCCAGGTCGCGCCGGGCGTGTACGAGTCGCGCTCGGCCTTCGTGCCGGACATCGATCTCCTGCATCGTCGACTGCGTAAGGCCGTCGATACCCTCGGAATCGAGCGGGTGTGGGCGGTTCCTGACGGCGGGCTCAAGACGCGCCACATGTGGCAGCTGGAACCGGCGCTTCGCAACATGGTCGCCGCGGCGCACCGCCTGCGCCGGGCGGCCGCGAAGGACGCGCAGGGGTGA
- the aceA gene encoding isocitrate lyase, whose amino-acid sequence MSNVGQARTAQEIQKDWDENPRWKGITRNYTAEQVAELQGTVVEEHTLARRGAEILWDKVNNKDFVNSLGALTGNQAVQQIRAGLEAVYLSGWQVAGDANLSGHTYPDQSLYPANSVPNVVRRINNALLRADEISRVEGDTSVENWLAPIVADAEAGFGGALNAYELQKAMIAAGAAGVHWEDQLASEKKCGHLGGKVLIPTQQHIRTLTSARLASDVANVPSVIIARTDAEAATLITSDVDERDQEFITGERTAEGFYNVKNGIEPCIARAKAYAPYADLIWMETGTPDLEYAKKFAEGVKAEFPDQLLAYNCSPSFNWKANLDDETIAKFQKELGAMGFKFQFITLAGFHSLNYGMFDLAYGYARNQMTSFVELQQREFKAAEERGFTAVKHQREVGAGYFDRIATTVDPESSTTALKGSTEEGQFH is encoded by the coding sequence ATGTCTAACGTCGGTCAGGCACGTACCGCGCAGGAGATCCAGAAGGACTGGGACGAGAACCCCCGCTGGAAGGGCATCACGCGCAACTACACCGCTGAGCAGGTTGCCGAGCTCCAGGGCACCGTCGTCGAGGAGCACACTCTCGCTCGCCGTGGCGCGGAGATCCTCTGGGACAAGGTCAACAACAAGGACTTCGTGAACTCCCTCGGTGCCCTCACCGGCAACCAGGCCGTTCAGCAGATCCGTGCAGGCCTCGAGGCCGTTTACCTCTCCGGCTGGCAGGTTGCCGGCGACGCCAACCTCTCGGGCCACACCTACCCGGACCAGTCGCTGTACCCGGCCAACTCGGTGCCGAACGTCGTTCGCCGTATCAACAACGCGCTTCTCCGCGCCGACGAGATCTCCCGCGTCGAGGGTGACACCTCCGTGGAGAACTGGCTCGCCCCGATCGTTGCCGACGCCGAGGCCGGCTTCGGTGGCGCGCTCAACGCCTACGAGCTCCAGAAGGCCATGATCGCCGCGGGCGCCGCCGGCGTCCACTGGGAGGACCAGCTCGCTTCCGAGAAGAAGTGTGGCCACCTCGGCGGCAAGGTGCTCATCCCGACCCAGCAGCACATCCGCACGCTGACCTCGGCTCGCCTCGCTTCCGACGTTGCCAACGTCCCGTCGGTCATCATCGCCCGTACGGACGCCGAGGCCGCTACCCTCATCACCTCCGATGTGGACGAGCGTGACCAGGAGTTCATCACCGGCGAGCGCACCGCCGAGGGCTTCTACAACGTCAAGAACGGCATCGAGCCCTGCATCGCCCGTGCGAAGGCCTACGCTCCGTACGCCGACCTCATCTGGATGGAGACCGGCACCCCGGATCTCGAGTACGCCAAGAAGTTCGCTGAGGGCGTCAAGGCCGAGTTCCCGGACCAGCTGCTCGCCTACAACTGCTCCCCGTCCTTCAACTGGAAGGCGAACCTCGACGACGAGACCATCGCCAAGTTCCAGAAGGAGCTCGGCGCGATGGGCTTCAAGTTCCAGTTCATCACCCTCGCCGGCTTCCACTCGCTCAACTACGGCATGTTCGACCTGGCCTACGGCTACGCCCGCAACCAGATGACCTCGTTCGTCGAGCTGCAGCAGCGCGAGTTCAAGGCCGCCGAGGAGCGTGGCTTCACCGCCGTCAAGCACCAGCGCGAGGTTGGCGCCGGCTACTTCGACCGCATCGCCACCACCGTCGACCCGGAGAGCTCCACCACCGCTCTCAAGGGCTCCACCGAAGAGGGCCAGTTCCACTAG
- a CDS encoding 3-hydroxybutyryl-CoA dehydrogenase: MTENTAAQNADNAADRAADTANKITRVGVIGAGQMGAGIAEVCARAQVDVLVWEKTREATAAGRARILKSLDRGVSSGKITEREREQAALRLRFTTEIADFADRQLVTEAVVEDEAVKVELFRELDEVVTDPNAVLASNTSSIPIMKLGMVTQNPQRVIGLHFFNPVPVLPLVELITTLETSSAVTERAEKFAAEILGKQVVRSADRSGFVVNALLVPYLLSAIRMAESGFATVEDIDQAMVLGCAHPMGPLTLTDLVGLDTVKAIADSMYGEFKEPMYSPPPMLLRMVEAGRIGKKAGHGFYRYDTDGRVTKAGA; the protein is encoded by the coding sequence ATGACTGAGAACACCGCCGCGCAGAACGCGGACAATGCTGCAGATCGTGCCGCAGACACGGCAAACAAAATCACGCGCGTCGGTGTCATCGGCGCAGGTCAGATGGGCGCCGGCATTGCCGAGGTGTGCGCCCGCGCCCAGGTCGACGTCCTCGTGTGGGAGAAGACCCGCGAGGCCACCGCCGCAGGCCGTGCGCGCATCCTCAAGTCGCTCGACCGTGGCGTGTCCAGCGGAAAGATCACCGAGCGCGAGCGCGAGCAGGCCGCCCTGCGCCTCCGCTTCACCACGGAGATCGCGGACTTCGCCGACCGCCAGCTCGTCACCGAGGCCGTCGTCGAGGACGAGGCTGTGAAGGTCGAGCTCTTCCGTGAGCTCGACGAGGTCGTCACCGACCCGAACGCCGTGCTCGCCTCGAACACCTCCTCCATCCCGATCATGAAGCTCGGCATGGTCACCCAGAACCCGCAGCGCGTGATCGGCCTCCACTTCTTCAACCCGGTGCCGGTGCTCCCGCTCGTCGAGCTCATCACCACGCTCGAGACCTCCTCGGCGGTCACCGAGCGCGCCGAGAAGTTCGCCGCCGAGATCCTCGGCAAGCAGGTCGTGCGCTCCGCCGACCGCTCCGGCTTCGTAGTCAACGCGCTGCTCGTTCCATACCTGCTCAGCGCCATCCGCATGGCCGAGTCCGGCTTCGCCACGGTCGAGGACATCGACCAGGCGATGGTGCTCGGCTGCGCCCACCCGATGGGCCCGCTCACCCTCACCGACCTCGTGGGGCTCGACACCGTCAAGGCCATCGCCGACTCGATGTACGGCGAGTTCAAGGAGCCGATGTACTCGCCGCCGCCGATGCTGCTGCGCATGGTCGAGGCCGGACGCATCGGCAAGAAGGCCGGCCACGGCTTCTACCGGTACGACACCGACGGGCGCGTCACCAAGGCCGGCGCATAA